The genome window GGCAGAATAGTTATCAAACCTGCCGAGGAAGAGACCCCATCAGTGACAGTCTGGTTGTCACTCACACATCTCCTTACGTAAGATCCAAGGGGGCAGTGAATCAGGAGAGGACACTGCAGTGTAGTTGCAGTGGGGCTTGTCTGCCTTCTTCACATACACAGCCACCCTACCAGCACCCTCCTTGTGTTAGAAGTTCACAATCTGATTTGGGACAGCCTCCCCCCACCTACAAAACCAACTTCTACACACCTCTGcatgcagagcagaaaacaacTGAAGCCCAAGGCCATTACTCACACAGTAGGGATGTATTCCCCAGGAAAGGCATTTGTGGTGTAACTGATCAGCAAGCAGGTCTTCCCTACAGCTCTGCAGGGGGCAAGAGCGACAAACATTAAGAAGGACACAGCAGgaagccctgcagcagcaaaactcATCTTCCCCCATCCAAAAAGAGATTAAGTATGTAAAAAGTTactgagaaaacaaagttaccatgtaagaaaacaaagctctAACAGTCTGGAGCTGTCAGGGACTAGGCCTAAACTCGAACTGTGCATCTTGCCTGGGCCCTGTGctctccccctctttttcccACCAGCCTCAGAACATCAAGCAAAAATTGCTCCGAGAAGCAAAAGAGTGGGAATAAATTAGGGTTCTGTGCTAAGCTCAACACATGCATAATAATCTATCAAAATGGGTGAACAGTGAGGTGAAAAAACATGTACCACCACAATTATTCAAGTTCCTCAGATACAGGAATTCTATGACAATAAATACAAGGGGAAAAATGAGTATCCATAAGCAAAACAGGCTTTAAAATTGACCGCTGTCAGTTTGGAAAGAGATCAGTGTAGATCATTGCAAACAACAGCACAGGGCTTTGCTGAAGGCTGGTGGGATTGATAAGCATGAGTTTTCCTTGGCCGTGTAGCATCCGGGAAAAGCTTAGTTACAGGAACAGAGGAGTCCCATGAGCATAAACAACCTACTTATTACTGTGAAAGCTGTGAAGTGCAGACAACCTTCCGGAGAAACAGATCACAGTGCCAGTGACAGGGAATGCTGTCTCTTCAATGGCCAAGTGAGGCTGAACAGCCAACAGAGATGGGTGTCCTCTACCCACCTCTGTGGCTGGAGTGGCATAAGAGTCCAGGGGTAAGCGAGACCCTAGTGAACCCCATAGTCCCACACCAGGATGACACAAAGCACAGTGAGAACCACCAGAGCAATCCACCCAGCCTCTCCCTGGCACCAGGTCCCATCTCTTGGAGAACAGGGAGGTTGCATAAGGAAATGCTGCACTGACTTCCCTCCTGAACCCTGACCTCTCTCCCACCAGTCAGGAAAGGCTCATGATTCACAAACCCCACACATACCCGTGACTGAAGTGTTTTGCTATCTGAGTTAATATAGTGTCTGCCCTGTCAAGATGCTCTTAAAGCAAAACTCTGGACTGCAAGCCTTCAGCTGAAGTCCAGTTCCATCACggtgtgctgctgctctcccctccACAAGGCTGGGCTCTTTTGCCCAGTGGCTTTTTCTCCTGCCCCCCTCCCTTTTGCCCTGCAGACTGGAACCTGACAGGACCAGCTCAAATGTGCCTTTGAGAGGGTTACATGCATGGGAAGCTAGAACGACCAGTCCCTGCATAAGACCAGTTCCCATTTAGCTCTCCATATCTCAGCTCTGTGCTTGGCATGGTGATCAGGAAAGCAAATAGGAATTATGAGGAAAAATAGGCAGGACAAACTAGGAAAAGTTAGGAAGCAGCATTAATCTATTGTGTGCCTTAAAAATGCATACAGGTGTGTTCTCAAAAAAAAGGCATATAAGAAAAGCCTAAAGAGCAAGGATGATGTGAGGCACATGGTGAAATCAGAGACAGTGTCGTATTTCAccttaaaacacaaacaacaaaaggaggtaAGAGAGAAACCTCCTAACATCAAGATTTTTAGTGAGGACTTTGTGATGAATCAAGTGTGCACgatgaaaaaggcaaaatgaggGCACCAAACAACACAACGAGGAGACAGATTTAAACCCCATGGAAAGGTGTCTGTGTCCAGGCAAACCGCGAGGCGTGACCCTGAGCAGGGCTTGGGGACGAAGGCCCAAGTTTCTGAACTGAACCGGGAGAGGGACACGTGGGGAAGAACGGCAGCGGCCGCCGCGGCAGCAAGGCCCCAGTCTCGCTTCCGCTCGGCCTCTGCTCCCCGCTCCGACACCCGCGGCTGCCGGTGGGCGAGCGCAGCGCAGGGCCGCAGGAGCCGCCTGCAGCGCCGCTCCCCAGGTGCGGGGCTACGGCGAGGCCAGGCGGCCGCGGACGGGCTGGTGCAGCCCCGCCGGGCACCGGGCCGGGCCTCGCCGCCGCGCCTCCCGCTGGCGGAGCCGGCTCCCCGGTGCCGCGGGGCGGAGCCGGCCCGggtcctccctccctccttccctccctcccggCGCCGCCAGCCCCGGCCCGCGGAGGGTCGAGCCGCGGCCCCGCGCACTCACCCGTCGCCCACCACCACACACTTGATCGCCTGCATCTGCCCGCGATGGCGGCGACTCCGCCGCAGTGACAGCCGCGCGTGCGGGGCGGGACCGAGCGCGCCGAGCCCTGCGCCGGGGGCGGGGCCTCCCGCGGGGGGCGGAGCGGCCGCGCGTGACCCGCGCTGCCCGCACCGCCCGCGGCGGCACCGTCCCGGAAGCACGTGCTGTGCTCCCCCGTGACCTGCGGGCCTGTGCCGGTGCCCAGCACCGCAGAGCTCCCAGCACCGCAGAGCGCCCAGCACCGCAGAGCTCCCAGCACCGCAGAGCTCCCAGCACCGCAGAGCGCCCAGCACCGCAGAGCGCCCAGTACCGCAGAGCTCCCAGCACCGCAGAGCTCCCAGCACCGCAGAGCGCCCAGTACCGCAGAGCTCCCAGCACCGCAGAGCTCCCAGCACCGCAGAGCTCCCAGCACCGCAGAGCGCCCAGCATCGCAGAGCTCCCAGCCTGAGCCACCGGCTCCTCCCTCCCTGGGAGCTACTTCCACCTCGGGTCAGAACCAGGACCTGCAGCCACACTTGGCTTACCCGCCTGCAACAGCTTCTAGCCCCAGGCCAGACTAGCAGGTTCTTCATCACAGTAACACAGCAGAAGGGGCCTCCCTCCACATCAGCCAAGCATCAGTTCACCCCTGTCCAGTTACAGCAAAATGCAAAAGctctttattaaaaacaaaacaaaaaaaaaggcaaaacctaGTATGAAAAATCATAAACACAAACCAACCAGTCCACACAGCTTCACCCACCCCTTGCCTCTCAAAACACATACACCAAGTTCATTTCTCCCACCACAGACTCACTAGAGAAACGAAGAGAAGGCTCTCACACTGCTGCTTTGACAGAGGTCTCCACTTTCTCTGATTCAGGtcctcccacccctcccctTTCTCCACACCACATGAGGACATGTtgacaggaaaaggaagcacCTTCTCCCAGTTGTGCTCTGAGAGCAACACCCCAGTGAGTTGGAAGCATCACTCCTCTGCAGGGCACAGCCCAGAGAACAGCTCTCAGTTCCACGGCCCAGAGAACAGCTCTCAGTTCCACGATCCCAGGAAGCCAGCAGGACAGTTCTGGTATTTGCCACAGTGGAATGAAATCCCTGATGCATTTTGGCTGAGGACTCCAGCCAGGGGCTGCAGCTCACAGCAAGGAAGCACAGATGCTGGCCCTGACCATGCCAGGTGGTGTGTAGAGGCTTACACAAGCCAAAGCCCAGCTGCCCAATAAGGATACGGACAGCCACTGCACAGTACCCCCTCGGCACAGCTGGTTACGTACAGTGAATACCTACTGCACTCCACTACCACCAGAGCCATGAGGGGTGGGGTAAAAGGGCCAACATGAGCCCTGCCAGCCACTGCACATGTGGGCAAGATTTGGTGTTTCCAGCAGCGTTGGGACTCCATGAGCAAGGTTCCACTTACAGGGAACTGTAAATGCTGCTTGCTGCCTGTCATTTACCAGGTTTCATTGTGAACAGCCTTGGCATCCAAACAAATGCTTCAGAAGGACCACTGCCCAGGGAACACAGCCTCTGGTAACCAGAGTGTGCCAACTACTGGTGCTGTACAAAAGGACACAGAAACTACTTCAAACAGTGCAGCAGTGCAGAGGAAGGGCTCCACATCAACTTGGACCCATGAgcctccatcccagccccagACAGCTGTTTGCTCCTCTCCTTTATGTGGTCAGGAGGAAGATTTCTGAAGAGCAAGAgaaattttctctttgcaggcCTTTGTGTCACCCCACTCTGCCAAATCTGTTTCACTGAGAAAGAAGAGGCTGTACCTGAGTTGCTCACCTTCTTCCTGACAGCAGGTATCTGGAATTTTTAAGCAATGCTCTCATTTCCTAGAACTGTGGGTTCCCAAAGGGGAGCCCTGCACATACGCCATGATGGCATTCTGCAAGAAACTTGCTCTTTGGGCCTCTTCTTCCCTCATCCTGGAGATGTCAGCCTCTTTCATTCTCAGCTTCTCCAGCAGCACCGAAATTTCACCTTCTTTGTCCAGCACTGCCTCACGGTGACTACTTGATAGGGCTGCAAAAGAGCAGCAGTATTAGTAAAGAAAATTAGGGTGTCCCTAGAAATAACAGGAACAACATGCTACAGCCACAGCCAAAGGCAATGGAAACAGGATGATCAACAGGCAAATGTGAGAAGCTGCATGGGACACTGCAAGAGGGTTTGCACAGACAAGATGTTACAATTCACTGTGCAGGAaatccaaatattttgcttgaTGTGCAAGCTTTGAGTAGTTACGTGAGTCTCAGTCTCtataaaatgaagacaaaaatccCTGCAAGTATGTCAGGATGGAGGGTAAAATTCCCTGTTGTGCACACAGGCAGGAAGCGCCATTGTCGCTACCTGTAAGTGGAGCTAAGCTCTAGGCCCACTGTAGGGTAACTCAGCATTACCACTTGAGAAGCATGAAAGGATTCATCACCTTTCAGCTGTCTCTCCAGGGCTGCAATCTTCTCTCTCAGCCCGTCCTGTGCTGCGCGTTCAGCCTGCAGGTGTCCAATCTGCTCCTGTAATTCCACTTTCACTTTATTCACCTCTGtcactttctcttcttccttactGTTCAGGTCCTGacacagaaagacaaatacATTACTAACCAAACAACTTTGGCAACATGCTGTGCCCCTGTGGTGAGAATCTCTCTACTCCAGTCCGAATTACCTGCTGAAGCTCTTCTAGCCGCCTTCTGAGCCCATCAGCCTGCAGGCTCAACTGACTGGCTTTAGCTTGGGCCTCAGCAACCATCTGTTTTTGCTTAAGGCAGCAGTTCTGAGCTTCATTCCGTGACTCAGTCATCAGCCGCAGCTTCTCCTCCAGGTGTTCTAGTCGTTGCTGCTGTAAGacacaaaccaaaatgaaaatacatttgtcCCATTCCATTCCTGCAAAGGGATTATCCCCTTTTTGTTCCCAACACAGTGAATCCTTGGTTGAGTCAACTGGCACTGAAGAACAAGCACATAACAGACTCAGCACTTCTCCCCTGCATTTAGAGGTGAAtccaagctgctttctcttgcCCTGGAAAACATTCTGATGGCAATGCTGCAATGCCCAGCTCGTGCCTGAGAGACACAGCCATGTCCTTGGCAGAAGCACCAACACCAGTGGCAGTGTTCACAACTAATGCTTTAGCATCATTCCCTCCATATCCTAAATGGCTCTAAACATCTGTAGGCAGCTAAGCAAGTTCTGTGCCCCACCACAAACACACATagcagcttttatttgtttgtaaaCACAGtaaagcctttttctttagGTGATGTTACACTAAGTAAATATTCTAATAGTTTTGGAGTATTTTCCTTATCCCTTGTTCTCTTTCATGGGGTGTTGACTTCACTGCCATTTTCACAAAGTTCAATTGTACAGTGACTTTTTCTATCCAGCAGCAGTAGCCACTTGCAGAAATTTCTCTGAATCCAGAGAAAGAGGAGCAGCCCATGAATGCTGCTGTAAAACAGAAGGATCGACATCTGGCTGTTAGCTTCAAACATCAAACGAAATCTGCTATGACAATATCCACATCAATTCTGTTACTACTGAAAAGCACAGAGCAGGTGGGGATGGTGGTTACATTCTGCAGACAATTCAAAGCAGATTTTTCATTACTCCTTCCTCAGAAATCACACCATTCGCAGGCCAGTGAAACCCAGGGCAGGAAGTTACTCAGCAGTTCCCCAAGACAAAAACACAGAGTAGGCAGCCAAATCACTCCCTCCCACAGACAGGTCTTGTCTTTACCTCCTCCAACCGTGCCCAATTCCGGACTTTTATTAActcctcctctgcctggccTCGCTCAGTGTGTGCAGCTGCTTTGGTCTGGCTCAGCTCCTAGCACAGAAACATGACAGACAGAGAAGCTGCATCACTGCAACACTCACCAGAAAACATGAGCAGCTTCCCATCACAGGCTACAACACAACACAGCAGTCTCCCTCACTCAGGGACAGGACAAACAACTCCAGATTACATACACAGTTTCATATCCCATGATTGCCATCTAAATTCAATGAGAATTTCAGTCACATGAAGCTATGTAATGGGTGAAACTTTGTGAAGACAGCGGAATAGGAGGGGGCAGCATTGTATCTAGCTGGAGGAACAGGTAAGAAGAAATATGCTACCCTACTTGGAACTAGATGGGAAACCTGAGAAGTTAAATCCTGGTAAGAAACTAATCACTTTCAATagaatctttatttttgttctatCACAATGTAAAGGTTTCCCCTTGGAACCTTCTCCTTTCTTAGTCCAAAGTAGTAAAAGTACTGAAGTAAAATTTTAGTTGGTAAACTGCCACTTTCTGTTCCTCCCAAAAGCACATGACAATTTTTATGTAAGTTAGCAACAGAAGACTCCACAGAGCTCCCCTGGCAGCCTTCTGCTGCCACCACTACCTAAGCATTCCATTGCACCTGGAATATCCATTCTCACCTCCTCCAGAGCTATCCTGATGGCCTCCAGCTTCTGGATCCTCTCCTGCATGGAATGTTCACTGGCCTCCATGTGCTGTGTCAAATGATTCACctgtaaagcagaagaaaccATTTAAGTAAGTGCCAGAAAACCACTTCTATCTCCAGGCATAGCAGCACGGCTATTTGGCACGAGAAAAACCATCCTTTCATTGACCCATCTACCACTGAAGAAAAATTTATCTCCATCAGAGCTCCACTAGGACACCGCAATATAGACAGACTCTGCCATCTGGAAACTGGGAATATTAAACAGAGATCCCTTCCAGGCCAAGATGAAAGATGGAGTCTGAGCTCTTATCTTCAAGAGGTACAAAAGGccaaatgttcattttctacTTGTAACACAGCTAAAATCTTCCTGTcctgtgtgttttcttacaAGGCTTCAAAATCTTCATTCTATtggtgtaattttatttttgagacATTTCACACCTCAGTAACACTCCAAAGAGAACCTGTCAcagcctcttgtcctgtccacTCAGACAGAATCTCCCTGAAACATAACTGAGAAGGATCTAGTAAGCTGACTCCCCTTCAAGGCATCTTTATTTCAGTGAGCATGATGAGACTGCTTATTCATAACTACCTTTGTGCAAGACTGACACAAGAACCAGTCTCCAAGGCTCTAGTAGAATCACATACCACTCTGGGCTGTACTCTTGCAAGCTACAAAATCTTACTTGCTGGTAGAATGTGCTGTGAGCTCTTCAGCCAGGCTTTGCTTGCAGAAATGGCCTGTTATTCCCAAAGAAGTCTGAGGCCACTAATTTTTAAGAGCAGCTGATAACAATGACCTCCAGCAGTGCCTGTTTATCAGGAGCAAAGTGAGACTAACCTCAGGATGCTGCAGAAACCCCATTCTTACCTCCTTAACCCGAAGGGATTCCAAGTCTTCAAGGCTTTGTTTAAATCTTCTCTTCTCTGTCTCCAGGCGCTCTGCAGAACACAAGCAGGCATATCACAATTCTGGCATTATTTATACTCTATCACAAACTCTTCCACCCTGCCTCCTTGGTTGCCTTACCCACTAACTCATGGGCAATAATACCAACCCATAGGTGTCCACGAGCTCTTTCTGCTCCTCCACCTACCCTCAGCCTGCATGGCCCgcagcttcagctctgctgttgtgtTGGTCAAGTCTTGTTTCACCTGGAACAGCTGATCCTGCTGAATTTTGCACTTCTTTTCCAACTCATCCACCTACAAGGAAATTATCACCACAAAggattttcttctcctgttagCAGAGAAATTTGCTGTATAGAAAAATCAGCAGAGACACAAACAAGGATCCAAGTAGAAGCATATATACACAGCAGAACTGAACAACATCCAAATCCTGCTCCTCAGCCTTGTACTTGCTCTCCTACCTGGTTTCTTAGAAGCAGATTTTTGTCTCCGGCCACAGACAAGTCACGCAACAGCTTCGCTTCCCGATCAGCAACTTCCTGCAAACAGAATCCTAATTACAGAATAGAATcgtagaacagttagggttggaaaggaccttaagatcatccagttccaaccccctgctatgggcagggacacctcccactaaaccatgccacccaaggctccgtccaTTATGAACCTGTTTTCATCATAATTCTTGCACTGATCTACACCTGCCAAATCCAACCTACCCCCTGACCACGGCTCCTCTCCGTGCCCAGCACTCACCTCTCTAACTTATCTGTCAATTTTTGTCACAGCAGCTGTCATTAACCCACTAGTATTAAAACATCACGCTCGCCTACCCCATCCAGGCTCCTCCAAATCTACACAAACCACATGTGACCTGGAACCCTGCTCTCAAACCTAAATACAAAACCAGGACTTATCCAGCTCACCTGTTTTTGCTGCTGGAGCTCCTTCAAGTGGCACTCAGCCATGCTGGTTTGTTCCTGCCTCATGGCATTCAGTAGCTCTCCCAAGTTGTGCACCTTCTGCTCAGACAGAGCCAGGGCAGCTTCAGTCATCTGCAGTCTAGACAGAGAAACACTTTCCAGAGTCCTTTCCAAAGGAGACACTTTCAGTGATCTCTCTACACCACATGGTAAAAATGTTAACACATCTTTGGCAGCAGATGAAATCTAGCTAGCTAAATCTGCACAAGGGACATGTCCACACTGACACACAACAAACTGAAATTATCTAAGACTAACTGAACAAGCCAGGCTTATCAGATTGAAGTCCAACCACCGTCATGTGGATACAGCTCTATACAATCTAACAGTGCTTTCAGGCAGCTCCACCTCATTGTTCCTGAGCACACAATCTTGCTGGTCAGGTTCCTCCCTATCTGCAGCAGTCCTCAGAGAACACTACCAAATGCCGGGGAAGCAGGTACAGGCTCTTGCCACGCTGTAAACTGTGCAAGCAACATgcccccatcccaaccccacaatccttttcttcttttcacccTCTGTAATTCACTTGCTCTTACACAAATGCACTGTAATTTTACTTAAAAGCAGGCTAAATATCTAGCATGGCAAACACAATGGCCTGGGTAATTTCTGGATACTTCTGCAGAACTAAGTGACACTGTAAGCCAGCAACTTTGAAAGATTATCCCCCTTCTTAGCAGCTCTGCCCAGGACATCCCAGACAGCACAGAACAGTGGGAAGACAAAGGTTCTCCTCCTCCATACTTGGCTTTCAGTGAACTCATAATAGAGTGCTGCTCATTCAATGCTTCCTGCAGCTGGCTGACTCGTGCTGCAGACATCCTGCATGTGGggggaaagcaaagaaaagaaaaaaggtggtGATTTCTGCCAGGAAATGGAGAGGGCCCAATTCTGGTATCAAAGAGTAGTAAGCATCCAAAAATACAGCTCACCTGTCACTCCTggctatttcttctttctgtttatctATAGTGTCCATCAAATCCAAGAACTGTGAACAAGGCAAACATCAGCAAGGAAATGAAACTGCAGtagtttcatttccatttctcatCTTTCTCATCCTAGTGGCAGCTGAAGACAGGTCAAGTCACTCTACTGAAAGCAAGCAAACTGGACATTTGATGGGTTCATCAACACATCAGACTGAGGTCACCAAGTGTAGGGACTCTGCACCATTAGGTGTCAGAAGGAAGAGACTCATATTTCTAAGGTTTTGCACTTGGAAAATATCAAACCAGTTGCAAAAGAACCACCAAAAGCATAAATATGAGTGAAAAGAACACCAAAACTCCTCCAGAATGAATATGTTCAGAAGGGCATGGGGCATGTGTCCACACCCATACTGCCCTGGATCTGACCCCTGGGTATCCTAGCTCAAAAAAAGGACCCAATTTGCTAAACCATGCTGTCTGCTTGCCCATAAAGATGCACATGCAACTTCAGATGCACAATAATCCTGTCACTGTTTCATAAGGACACTAAGGGAAAGCATAGAATTCTAGGTGCCCCACTGGAACTGCCAACATGTAAGACTGCTGACCTGCTTGGTCTTCTCATCCTTCAGACTCAAAACCTCCTTGCTGAGTATGGATGTTCGGTTCTGGATCTCACTGAGGATACTCTGACGGTCTTGGTTGTGATTCATGGCTTGCTCTGATGCAGAGAGAGCAGATCATGCACGTTTTAATGCAACAGCATAGCAAGCACTGCTGGTACAGAGAGCACTCGGGTGAACCCCCTGGCTATCAGAAGCATCAGGATAGTAGCACTTCTCATGCTGGCCCACAGGTTGGGGTGGCATCAAAGACAGCAGCATATATAGGGTAATTAACAGCCCAGCCACAGGAAGCTATTCAACTCCAGTGATGACAACAGATGTGCTGTGCTGGCTACATCAAAACTTGGCTACTCAGAGGCAAAGAGAGTCTCAAGTTCTCCTGCATTCACACGCAACAATAATCATCAATTCAACCCTAactcttatttttcctcttgctggTGACACCTCCAACTTGGCCAGCCCCCCCGGAGGACATGAGGAAGCGGTGTAGGGCACTGTGTAAGCGCTgttgagaaagggaggggagtCAGGATAGCTCTCTTCTGGAGCACTAACTGCCCTATATCCCTCAAGTGTTGAAATGGGAAagtattcatttttttccagtgtaacAAGTAATACTTACCCACAGCTTTTAGGATATCACTAGGAACGTTGTTCCcagccagttccaacctctTCAGGGTCTTATTGCTGCGCAGGGAGTTCAGCAAAGCTCGGCCACCCAGAAGCCCAATATTATTCCAACGCAAATCTATACAGAAAGTAAATTTTCAGCCCAGTAGTCACAAATCTGCTTAAAAACACAGGCTTCAAGAGAAACCATGCCCCTTACACATCTACAAGCATGGCCAATAATCCCAGATGGTCCCAGTACAAACACAGGGGAATACTGTCTCCCGTCTCAAGACGAAcaagagagggggaaaatgaCAGCCAAAGCAGACAAGGCAAGAATGAACCTTCAGTGCAGTGAAGGGCAAGAAGCCATTACAATTCAAAAGGGATACAGATGTGTCTCTCACATTTTCATCTCATAAGCCTTCTTTTCACAACCAGAATCTGTGGATGAGGAAGAACTGGCACTAACAGCCACATGTTCCTGCAGGAAATTCTGGCAAAATTCCTTACTTAGGGCAAAGCAAGTGTGAAGTAAGTCTTAGTGTCTGGCATGAGCCATACCAACAGCATCCACAGATGGGAAGGCACCCACTCCTCCCTTTGCTAGGGGCTATTCTGCCCCAAGCACACAATTCTTCATCTCCAGAATTTGGTTCCAGAAATTCCAATTACAGCTCTCACTCTCCAAAGGCCAT of Melopsittacus undulatus isolate bMelUnd1 chromosome 11, bMelUnd1.mat.Z, whole genome shotgun sequence contains these proteins:
- the LRRC45 gene encoding leucine-rich repeat-containing protein 45 isoform X1 — encoded protein: MAPPAPPPEVRVPCGRGCAAAMEEFRRAYEQLCAEPQESVLRRLRERGEEPGRGRLDLTAQSLSLETCRALGRLLPGAAAFTEVALGDCGLSEEGVSLLLHGLCSNTTVKLLDLKGNNLRTMGAEALGKLLRQNRSIRSLILEWNNLGMWEEGFSSFCQGLGANSFLQRLDLRSNQINHQGAGELAMALKQNASLQVLDLRWNNIGLLGGRALLNSLRSNKTLKRLELAGNNVPSDILKAVEQAMNHNQDRQSILSEIQNRTSILSKEVLSLKDEKTKQFLDLMDTIDKQKEEIARSDRMSAARVSQLQEALNEQHSIMSSLKAKLQMTEAALALSEQKVHNLGELLNAMRQEQTSMAECHLKELQQQKQEVADREAKLLRDLSVAGDKNLLLRNQVDELEKKCKIQQDQLFQVKQDLTNTTAELKLRAMQAEERLETEKRRFKQSLEDLESLRVKEVNHLTQHMEASEHSMQERIQKLEAIRIALEEELSQTKAAAHTERGQAEEELIKVRNWARLEEQQRLEHLEEKLRLMTESRNEAQNCCLKQKQMVAEAQAKASQLSLQADGLRRRLEELQQDLNSKEEEKVTEVNKVKVELQEQIGHLQAERAAQDGLREKIAALERQLKALSSSHREAVLDKEGEISVLLEKLRMKEADISRMREEEAQRASFLQNAIMAYVQGSPLGTHSSRK
- the LRRC45 gene encoding leucine-rich repeat-containing protein 45 isoform X2; protein product: MCVSLLLHGLCSNTTVKLLDLKGNNLRTMGAEALGKLLRQNRSIRSLILEWNNLGMWEEGFSSFCQGLGANSFLQRLDLRSNQINHQGAGELAMALKQNASLQVLDLRWNNIGLLGGRALLNSLRSNKTLKRLELAGNNVPSDILKAVEQAMNHNQDRQSILSEIQNRTSILSKEVLSLKDEKTKQFLDLMDTIDKQKEEIARSDRMSAARVSQLQEALNEQHSIMSSLKAKLQMTEAALALSEQKVHNLGELLNAMRQEQTSMAECHLKELQQQKQEVADREAKLLRDLSVAGDKNLLLRNQVDELEKKCKIQQDQLFQVKQDLTNTTAELKLRAMQAEERLETEKRRFKQSLEDLESLRVKEVNHLTQHMEASEHSMQERIQKLEAIRIALEEELSQTKAAAHTERGQAEEELIKVRNWARLEEQQRLEHLEEKLRLMTESRNEAQNCCLKQKQMVAEAQAKASQLSLQADGLRRRLEELQQDLNSKEEEKVTEVNKVKVELQEQIGHLQAERAAQDGLREKIAALERQLKALSSSHREAVLDKEGEISVLLEKLRMKEADISRMREEEAQRASFLQNAIMAYVQGSPLGTHSSRK
- the LRRC45 gene encoding leucine-rich repeat-containing protein 45 isoform X3; this encodes MGAEALGKLLRQNRSIRSLILEWNNLGMWEEGFSSFCQGLGANSFLQRLDLRSNQINHQGAGELAMALKQNASLQVLDLRWNNIGLLGGRALLNSLRSNKTLKRLELAGNNVPSDILKAVEQAMNHNQDRQSILSEIQNRTSILSKEVLSLKDEKTKQFLDLMDTIDKQKEEIARSDRMSAARVSQLQEALNEQHSIMSSLKAKLQMTEAALALSEQKVHNLGELLNAMRQEQTSMAECHLKELQQQKQEVADREAKLLRDLSVAGDKNLLLRNQVDELEKKCKIQQDQLFQVKQDLTNTTAELKLRAMQAEERLETEKRRFKQSLEDLESLRVKEVNHLTQHMEASEHSMQERIQKLEAIRIALEEELSQTKAAAHTERGQAEEELIKVRNWARLEEQQRLEHLEEKLRLMTESRNEAQNCCLKQKQMVAEAQAKASQLSLQADGLRRRLEELQQDLNSKEEEKVTEVNKVKVELQEQIGHLQAERAAQDGLREKIAALERQLKALSSSHREAVLDKEGEISVLLEKLRMKEADISRMREEEAQRASFLQNAIMAYVQGSPLGTHSSRK